The Streptomyces sp. HUAS MG91 sequence CGCGGCCCGGAGATCACCGAGGTGCGCTGACGCGCGCAGTCGTCGTACGTGGCCGGGGGCCGCGCATCCGCAAGGGTGCGCGGCCCCCGGCTTTTCGCTGCCCGGCTCCCAACTGCCGTTCTTTCTTCAGTACTTGACGGAAGGCTGGTCCGTACCTAGGGTCACCGGCCAACGCCAGAGTTCACATTGGCGCCCCACGTTCATATACGAGAACGGATGGCCCCCACCATGCAGGCTCGTCACAGAAGATCGCGCACCGCCCTGCTCGCCACCCTGACGACCACCGTCACGGCCCTCGTGGCCGGCGTCCTCGCCCTGCCCGGCGCCGACCGCGCGGAGGCGGCGCCGAGCACCTTCGCCCATCCCGGAGTCACCGTCTCCAAGGGGCAGCTCGACTTCGCCAAGGCCAAGGTCGACGCCGGGGCGCAGCCGTGGAAGAGCGCCTACGACCAGATGATGGCCAGCAAGTACGCGGACCTGAACCGCACCCCCAAGCCCCGCGCCACCGTCGAGTGCGGCTCGTACTCCAACCCCAATTACGGCTGCACCGACGAGCGCGAGGACGCGATAGCCGCGTACACCGACGCCCTCGCCTGGTACTTCACCCGCGACGAGCGCTACGCGAAGAAGTCGATCGCGCTCATGGACGCCTGGTCCGGGACGATCAAGGAGCACACCAACAGCAACGCGCCGCTCCAGACCGGCTGGGCCGGCTCCTCCTGGCCCAAGGCCGCCGAGATCATCAAGTACACGTACAGCGGCGGCTGGGCGAACGAGGGCCGCTTCCGGACGATGCTGCGTGACGTCTACCTGCCCAAGGTCATCAACGGCAGCAACTCCAACGGCAACTGGGAGCTGTCGATGATGGAGGCCGCCGTCGGGATCTCCGTCTTCCTGGAGGACAAGGCCTCGTACGACAAGGCCATGGCGAAGTTCCGGACCCGGACGGCCGCGTACGTCTATCTGGCCTCGGACGGCGACCTGCCCAAGACCGTGCCGAGCCAGAACCTCGACACCAAGGCGAAGATCGTCAGCTACTGGCAGGGGCAGTCCACCTTCGTGACGGGCCTGACGCAGGAGACCTGTCGCGACTTCACGCACACCGGGTACGGCATCTCGGCCATCTCGCACATCGCCGAGACCAGCCGCATCCAGGGGCAGGACCTGTACGGCACGGACGTCGGCGAGCGGCTACGGCAGGCGCTCGGCCTCCAGGCCAAGTACGAGCTCGGTGAGGCGCCGCCCAGCTGGCTGTGCGGCGGCAGCGTCAACCGCGGCCTCGGTCCGGTCACGGAGGTCGGCTACAACGCGCTGCACACCCGCCTCGGCACCGCGATGACCAACACCCAGAAGCTCACCGAGCAGCAGCGGCCCGCCGGGTCCAACAACCTGTTCGTGGCCTGGGAGACCCTGACGCACGCCGAGAACCCGAGCTAGGCGTACGGGGGCGGGCGGCTTCGGCGCATCAGGGTTGCGTCAAAGCCGCCAGCTCACCGGGCATCCATCCCCTTTGTCGGAATTGCTGGCCGTAAGGTCGACGCTGCGTGGAGCGGTGACTGAAAGACAATGGGGCCATGGGACGCGGCAAGCTACGGATCTATCTCGGGTCGGCACCGGGCGTCGGCAAGACGTACGCGATGCTCTCCGAGGCGCACCGCCGCGTCGAGCGCGGCACCGACTGCGTGGTCGCGTTCGTCGAGCACCACGGGCGTACGCGCACCGAGGTGATGCTGCACGGCCTGGAGCAGGTGACGCGGGCGGAGGTCGAGTACCGCGGGTCGGTCTTCCAGGAGATGGACGTCGACGCCGTGCTGCGGCGGGCGCCCGCCGTCGCCCTCGTCGACGAGCTGGCCCACACGAACGTGCCGGGCTCCCGCAACACCAAGCGCTGGCAGGACGTCGAGGAGCTGCTCGCCGCCGGCATCGACGTCGTCTCGACGGTGAACATCCAGCACCTGGAGTCACTGGGCGACGTCGTCGAGTCGATCACCGGGGTCCGGCAGCGCGAGACCGTGCCGGACGAGATGGTCCGGCGGGCCGATCAGATCGAGCTGGTCGACATGTCGCCCCAGGCGCTGCGCCGCCGCATGGCGCACGGCAACATCTACAAGCCCGACAAGGTCGACGCGGCCCTGTCGAACTACTTCCGCCCCGGCAACCTCACGGCGCTGCGCGAGCTGGCCCTGCTCTGGGTCGCCGACCGGGCCGACGAGTACCTCCAGGAGTACCGGGGCGAGCACAACATCCGCTCCACCTGGCAGGCCCGCGAGCGGATCGTCGTCGGTCTCACGGGCGGTCCCGAGGGCCGGACGCTGATCAGACGGGCGGCGCGGCTCGCGGAGAAGGGCGCCGGGGGCGAGGTCCTGGCGGTGTACATCGCGCGCAGCGACGGTCTCACCGCCGCGTCCCCGAAGGAGCTGGCGCTCCAGCGCACCCTCGTCGAAGACCTCGGCGGAACGTTCCATCATGTGATCGGCGACGACATCCCCGCCGCGCTCCTGGAGTTCGCGCGCGGGGTCAACGCCACCCAGATCGTCCTCGGCTCCTCCCGCCGCAAGACCTGGCAGTACATGTTCGGGCCCGGCGTCGGCGCGACCGTCGCCCGCGAGTCCGGCCCCGACCTCGACGTGCACATCGTCACGCACGAGGAGGTCGCCAAGGGACGCGGCCTGCCCGTCGCGCGCGGCGCCCGGCTCGGCCGGTCCCGCGTCGTGTGGGGCTGGCTCATCGGCGTCGGCGGCCCCGCGCTGCTCGCGCTGGCCCTCACCAACGTGGACAGCGACCTCGGCCTCGCCAACGACATGCTGCTGTTCCTGTCCCTGATCGTGGCGGCGGCGCTGGTCGGCGGGCTGCTGCCGGCGCTCGCCTCGGCGGCGTTCGGCTCGCTCCTGCTGAACTACTACTTCACCCCGCCGCTGCACCTGTGGACCGTCGCGGACCCGAAGAACATCGTGGCCATCGCCATCTTCGTCGGGGTCGCGGTGTCCGTGGCGTCGGTGGTGGACCTGGCGGCCCGGCGCACCCACCAGGCGGCCCGGCTGCGCGCCGAGTCGGAGATCCTGTCGTTCCTCGCGGGCAGCGTGCTGCGCGGCGAGACCACCCTGGAGGCGCTCCTGGAACGCGTCCGGGAGACCTTCGCGATGGACTCCGTGGCGCTCCTGGAACGGGCGAGTGACACCGAGCCGTGGACCTGCGCGGGCAGCGTCGGACCGCAGCCGCTCGGCCGCCCCGAGGACGCCGACGTCGACATGCCGGTGGGCGACCACATGGCGCTCGC is a genomic window containing:
- a CDS encoding alginate lyase family protein — translated: MQARHRRSRTALLATLTTTVTALVAGVLALPGADRAEAAPSTFAHPGVTVSKGQLDFAKAKVDAGAQPWKSAYDQMMASKYADLNRTPKPRATVECGSYSNPNYGCTDEREDAIAAYTDALAWYFTRDERYAKKSIALMDAWSGTIKEHTNSNAPLQTGWAGSSWPKAAEIIKYTYSGGWANEGRFRTMLRDVYLPKVINGSNSNGNWELSMMEAAVGISVFLEDKASYDKAMAKFRTRTAAYVYLASDGDLPKTVPSQNLDTKAKIVSYWQGQSTFVTGLTQETCRDFTHTGYGISAISHIAETSRIQGQDLYGTDVGERLRQALGLQAKYELGEAPPSWLCGGSVNRGLGPVTEVGYNALHTRLGTAMTNTQKLTEQQRPAGSNNLFVAWETLTHAENPS
- a CDS encoding sensor histidine kinase KdpD is translated as MGRGKLRIYLGSAPGVGKTYAMLSEAHRRVERGTDCVVAFVEHHGRTRTEVMLHGLEQVTRAEVEYRGSVFQEMDVDAVLRRAPAVALVDELAHTNVPGSRNTKRWQDVEELLAAGIDVVSTVNIQHLESLGDVVESITGVRQRETVPDEMVRRADQIELVDMSPQALRRRMAHGNIYKPDKVDAALSNYFRPGNLTALRELALLWVADRADEYLQEYRGEHNIRSTWQARERIVVGLTGGPEGRTLIRRAARLAEKGAGGEVLAVYIARSDGLTAASPKELALQRTLVEDLGGTFHHVIGDDIPAALLEFARGVNATQIVLGSSRRKTWQYMFGPGVGATVARESGPDLDVHIVTHEEVAKGRGLPVARGARLGRSRVVWGWLIGVGGPALLALALTNVDSDLGLANDMLLFLSLIVAAALVGGLLPALASAAFGSLLLNYYFTPPLHLWTVADPKNIVAIAIFVGVAVSVASVVDLAARRTHQAARLRAESEILSFLAGSVLRGETTLEALLERVRETFAMDSVALLERASDTEPWTCAGSVGPQPLGRPEDADVDMPVGDHMALALSGRVLPAEDRRVLAAFAAQAAVVLDRQRLRSEADQARSLAEGNRIRTALLAAVSHDLRTPLAGIKASVSSLRSEDVEWSPEDQAELLAGIEEGADRLDHLVGNLLDMSRLQTGTVTPLIREIDLDEVVPLALVGVPDPELSVDLDVPESLPMVSVDKGLLERAVANIVENAVKYSPPDEPVLVAASALGDRVELRVVDRGPGVPDEAKDRIFAPFQRYGDAPRGAGVGLGLAVARGFAEAMGGTLTAEDTPGGGLTMVLTLRAAHADRAPLTTLDQPLIRTTAQRGRSA